A genomic stretch from Bordetella sp. N includes:
- a CDS encoding CoA transferase subunit A, which produces MAQAMISLSVDDIAAKIPDGCRLAMPADYAGVSMAIVPALLRKAPRKLSLIGIPTGGLSFDILIGAGLVSHVETSAVSLGEAGGAPCFMRAVSTGAIQILDATCPAVHAGLMAAQKGAPFTTLRGLIGTDVLRHRSDWKVIQNPFSDTPDPVVAIPALHPDIAVFHAPMADRDGNVWIGRRRELAAMAYASRATYVTVERIVDRSLLEDELTAAGVLPSLYVDGVAKAEKGAAPYGLWGEYPTDTAALQHYARMAKTEEGFKQWLSEAWQ; this is translated from the coding sequence ATGGCGCAGGCCATGATTTCCCTCAGCGTCGATGACATCGCCGCGAAAATCCCCGACGGGTGCCGCCTGGCCATGCCGGCCGACTACGCCGGGGTCTCGATGGCCATCGTGCCGGCGCTGCTGCGCAAGGCCCCCCGCAAGCTGTCCTTGATCGGCATTCCGACCGGCGGCCTGTCCTTCGACATCCTGATCGGCGCCGGCCTGGTGTCCCACGTCGAAACCAGCGCGGTGTCGCTGGGCGAGGCCGGTGGCGCGCCCTGCTTCATGCGGGCGGTGTCCACGGGCGCGATTCAGATACTCGATGCCACCTGCCCGGCCGTCCATGCGGGTCTCATGGCCGCGCAGAAGGGCGCCCCCTTCACCACCCTGCGCGGCTTGATCGGCACCGACGTGCTGCGGCATCGCAGCGATTGGAAAGTGATCCAGAACCCGTTTTCCGATACGCCCGATCCGGTGGTCGCCATCCCTGCCCTGCATCCCGACATCGCGGTATTCCACGCCCCCATGGCGGACCGCGACGGCAACGTCTGGATCGGCCGGCGCCGCGAGCTGGCCGCCATGGCCTATGCCAGCCGCGCCACGTACGTCACCGTCGAACGCATCGTCGACCGTAGCCTTCTGGAAGACGAGCTGACCGCCGCCGGGGTATTGCCCTCGCTCTACGTGGATGGCGTCGCCAAGGCCGAAAAAGGCGCGGCGCCCTACGGCTTGTGGGGGGAATACCCCACGGATACGGCGGCCCTTCAACACTATGCGCGGATGGCCAAGACGGAAGAAGGATTCAAACAATGGTTGAGCGAGGCCTGGCAATGA
- a CDS encoding CoA-transferase, giving the protein MTPRELLIVTIATLLDGARHVAVGASSPIPAAAAMLLRARKEKAGQAPVRLSILGSVKHNLFTNGSVELFDCAGQGRIDAFFLGGGQIDGQANINLVGTGDYPTSSVRWPGSFGSAYLYFVVPKVILFREEHSPRVLVDKVDFISAPGVSDPGVYRKGGPYALLTSKALFMFDAERARFRLVHMHPGQALADIQAATGFTFDVDPAVSETPPPDEAALALLRGRVLEELHETYPDFAAQLGKEISALASA; this is encoded by the coding sequence ATGACGCCCCGTGAACTTCTGATCGTCACCATCGCCACCCTGCTGGACGGTGCCCGCCATGTCGCGGTAGGCGCGTCCTCGCCGATTCCCGCCGCGGCCGCGATGCTGTTGCGCGCCCGCAAGGAGAAGGCGGGACAAGCGCCCGTGCGCCTGTCCATCCTGGGCTCCGTGAAGCACAATCTCTTCACCAACGGCTCCGTCGAGCTGTTCGACTGCGCCGGCCAGGGACGCATCGACGCGTTCTTCCTGGGCGGCGGACAGATCGACGGCCAGGCCAACATCAATCTGGTCGGTACCGGCGACTACCCCACCTCGTCCGTGCGCTGGCCGGGGTCATTCGGATCCGCCTATCTGTACTTCGTGGTCCCCAAGGTGATCCTGTTCCGCGAGGAACATTCGCCCCGGGTACTGGTGGACAAGGTCGATTTCATCAGCGCCCCTGGCGTGAGCGACCCGGGGGTCTATCGCAAGGGCGGGCCCTACGCGCTGCTCACCAGCAAGGCGCTGTTCATGTTCGACGCTGAACGCGCCCGCTTCCGTCTGGTGCACATGCATCCGGGACAGGCCCTGGCGGATATCCAGGCCGCCACCGGTTTCACGTTCGATGTGGATCCGGCGGTCAGCGAAACGCCGCCTCCGGATGAAGCCGCGCTGGCTTTGCTGCGCGGGCGCGTGCTCGAAGAATTGCACGAAACGTACCCCGACTTCGCCGCGCAATTGGGCAAGGAGATAAGCGCGCTGGCTTCGGCCTAG
- a CDS encoding MurR/RpiR family transcriptional regulator, with product MTESIRALVQQKVRDFTPSDQKILDVLLNNYPSAGLGPLSALAGLAGVSDPTVHRLVLKLGFDGFPAFQRALLAEVDERMNSPMALLEALPSDRPDGDAGKHVFAHLAKSLAKTAEQTHEADFQLAVDLLADTNRAVLCCGGRASAFLAWRAASHLNQIRPHTLQVEPSLDRSSAQLMDMKLGTVLMVYDYRRYQDSVIRFTRMAHELGAEIILLTDEWKSPIAEFARVTLTSAVQSLSAFDTKVPALAQTEALMAALLQAIPELARQRMRELEALRQTEAF from the coding sequence ATGACCGAGTCGATCAGAGCCCTCGTCCAGCAGAAGGTGCGGGACTTCACGCCATCCGACCAAAAAATTCTCGATGTCCTGCTGAACAACTACCCCAGCGCCGGCCTGGGCCCCCTGTCGGCGCTGGCCGGGTTGGCAGGTGTCAGCGATCCGACCGTACATCGCCTGGTGCTCAAGCTGGGCTTCGACGGTTTCCCCGCCTTCCAACGTGCCTTGCTCGCTGAAGTGGACGAGCGCATGAACTCGCCCATGGCCCTGCTCGAAGCCCTGCCCTCCGACCGTCCCGACGGCGATGCGGGCAAACACGTCTTCGCGCATCTGGCCAAGAGCCTGGCCAAGACCGCCGAGCAGACCCACGAGGCCGACTTCCAGCTGGCCGTCGACCTGTTGGCGGACACCAACCGCGCCGTGCTGTGCTGCGGCGGACGCGCCAGTGCTTTCCTGGCATGGCGCGCGGCCTCGCATCTGAACCAGATCCGCCCCCATACGCTGCAAGTGGAACCGTCCCTGGACCGATCCAGCGCTCAGCTGATGGACATGAAGCTGGGCACCGTGCTCATGGTCTACGACTACCGGCGCTATCAGGATTCGGTGATCCGCTTCACCAGGATGGCGCATGAACTGGGCGCCGAGATCATCCTGCTGACGGACGAATGGAAATCCCCCATCGCCGAATTTGCGCGCGTCACGCTGACCAGCGCCGTGCAAAGTCTCTCGGCTTTCGATACCAAGGTGCCAGCGCTGGCGCAAACCGAGGCCTTGATGGCCGCGCTGCTGCAAGCCATACCCGAGCTGGCCCGCCAACGCATGCGAGAACTCGAAGCACTACGCCAGACCGAAGCATTCTAA
- a CDS encoding DOPA 4,5-dioxygenase family protein, whose translation MDKTPAGTPATPEPAQPVHALDTIRSYHAHIYFDGPAQRQAAEAIREEISQRFPVLLGRWHDTLVGPHARPMYQIAFATSEFARFVPWLMINRRGLVVLVHPNTGRPRTDHLEHALWMGEMLDILNAQRLPEAAGPEPAIVPNTQPTQVP comes from the coding sequence ATGGATAAAACGCCCGCGGGAACGCCCGCGACACCCGAGCCGGCGCAGCCGGTACACGCGCTGGACACGATACGCAGCTACCACGCGCATATCTACTTCGATGGGCCGGCGCAGCGCCAGGCCGCCGAAGCCATCCGGGAGGAAATATCCCAGCGCTTCCCGGTGCTGCTGGGCCGCTGGCACGACACCCTGGTCGGCCCGCACGCGCGGCCGATGTACCAGATTGCTTTCGCGACCAGCGAATTCGCCCGCTTCGTGCCGTGGCTCATGATCAACCGGCGCGGCCTGGTCGTGCTGGTGCATCCCAATACGGGGCGCCCCAGAACCGATCATCTGGAGCATGCGCTGTGGATGGGCGAGATGCTGGACATCCTCAACGCGCAGCGCCTGCCCGAAGCGGCGGGTCCCGAACCGGCCATCGTTCCGAATACGCAGCCTACGCAAGTGCCCTGA
- a CDS encoding gamma-glutamyltransferase family protein has translation MLITACHGDGSSDDTPLASAPSSDPATGTPGGPTGDAPATDTKPRTVTFDPAMCKAQAGAPYGQTVGITGTNMMVTSADLNASAAGCKILANGGTAIDAAIAVQGVLAVVEPFASGLAGGTLVTYYDAATQKVRAFDGLAAAPANTGGAASIYQAAVTDDLSCKSGLTLGASLSAWQGNTNISGRAAGVPGTLKVLDLVHQSYGKKDWNTLWDDAIHYATDGFPMSKYMYATLYNDYDEDTGLPLPAGGEPAWVNSSGTAKGAVRCKYTDIHNRYCDATDAASALPLAVGTVIKNPELATTLAEVRDGGAAAFYDANGPIVAAILARFAADKSKSDGSNNCYTTYSSSNPQPARIPSLITAADFSNYQAIERKPLTASRFGTTVYTQPAPSFGGVVVLYTLGLLERKDMAAQTFGSDEYIHLATEASRLANIDRRTDIGDPAYSNIDARVQGMLSTGYLDGRAALISATAMSSVTAGTTAQGIPAYVATDPSLYSPLAAANTVKDTQLASAAPAPLTVAQIGGPGPRNEDFNTTSNVAIIDGYGNALSMTTTINTHWGAHIEAAGMIINDALSNFSAGAVGSDVNGLAPTKRPRTSISPSIALDAQGRLRLVWGSAGGGPIPDYIVKSFLGNVVFGQDLQAALNADNWSGQDSADSVAELEAGKPIAAGLNRLASYYSYPAGTIALDGLVSGLSGIAVTYDAQGNPTYSGAADNRRNGAAYGY, from the coding sequence ATGCTCATCACCGCCTGCCATGGCGATGGCTCGTCCGACGACACGCCGCTTGCCAGCGCACCTTCGTCGGACCCGGCGACCGGGACACCCGGGGGTCCGACGGGCGACGCCCCGGCGACCGACACCAAACCGCGCACGGTCACCTTCGATCCCGCCATGTGCAAGGCGCAGGCGGGCGCGCCTTATGGCCAGACCGTCGGTATCACCGGCACCAATATGATGGTCACGTCCGCCGACCTTAACGCGTCCGCGGCCGGTTGCAAGATACTGGCCAACGGCGGTACAGCCATCGATGCGGCGATCGCCGTGCAAGGCGTGCTCGCTGTGGTCGAGCCTTTCGCTTCGGGACTGGCCGGGGGCACCTTGGTCACCTATTACGATGCCGCCACGCAGAAGGTACGCGCGTTCGACGGCCTGGCCGCCGCGCCCGCCAACACCGGTGGCGCTGCGTCCATCTACCAGGCGGCGGTGACGGACGACCTCAGCTGCAAATCCGGGCTGACCCTGGGCGCCAGCTTGTCCGCCTGGCAAGGCAACACGAATATTTCCGGACGCGCCGCCGGCGTGCCGGGAACCCTGAAGGTCCTTGATCTGGTGCACCAGTCCTACGGCAAGAAGGACTGGAACACATTGTGGGATGACGCCATCCATTACGCCACGGACGGCTTTCCCATGTCGAAGTACATGTATGCGACGCTCTACAACGACTACGACGAGGACACGGGCCTGCCCCTGCCCGCGGGCGGTGAGCCGGCCTGGGTGAACAGCAGCGGCACCGCCAAGGGCGCGGTACGCTGCAAGTACACCGACATTCACAATCGCTACTGCGATGCCACCGATGCCGCGTCGGCCCTGCCCCTGGCCGTCGGCACGGTCATCAAGAACCCCGAACTGGCCACCACCCTTGCCGAAGTGCGGGACGGCGGCGCCGCGGCCTTCTATGACGCCAATGGCCCCATCGTCGCCGCCATCCTCGCGCGCTTCGCCGCCGACAAGTCCAAGAGCGACGGCAGCAACAACTGCTATACGACGTACTCCTCGTCCAACCCGCAACCCGCGCGCATCCCCAGCCTGATCACGGCCGCGGACTTCAGCAACTATCAGGCGATTGAACGCAAACCCCTGACGGCGTCGCGCTTCGGCACCACGGTCTACACCCAGCCGGCGCCCTCCTTCGGCGGCGTGGTGGTGCTGTACACGCTGGGTCTGCTGGAGCGCAAGGACATGGCCGCGCAAACCTTCGGCAGCGATGAATACATCCATTTGGCGACAGAGGCCAGCCGTCTGGCCAACATAGACCGCCGGACCGACATCGGCGACCCGGCCTATTCGAACATCGACGCGCGTGTCCAGGGCATGCTCTCCACTGGCTATCTCGATGGCCGCGCGGCGTTGATCAGCGCCACCGCCATGTCCTCGGTGACCGCCGGCACCACCGCGCAAGGTATCCCCGCCTATGTGGCGACCGATCCCAGCCTCTACTCGCCGCTGGCCGCGGCCAACACGGTTAAGGACACCCAGCTGGCAAGCGCGGCGCCCGCGCCCTTGACGGTCGCCCAGATCGGCGGCCCGGGTCCGCGCAACGAGGACTTCAACACCACCAGCAACGTCGCCATCATCGATGGCTATGGCAACGCCCTGTCAATGACGACGACGATCAACACCCATTGGGGCGCGCACATCGAGGCGGCGGGCATGATCATCAACGATGCCTTGTCCAACTTCTCCGCCGGCGCGGTCGGCAGCGACGTCAACGGCCTGGCGCCGACCAAGCGCCCGCGCACGTCCATCTCGCCTTCGATTGCGCTCGATGCGCAAGGCCGCCTGCGCCTGGTGTGGGGCTCGGCGGGTGGCGGCCCGATCCCGGACTATATCGTGAAGTCCTTTCTTGGCAATGTCGTGTTCGGGCAGGACCTGCAGGCGGCCTTGAACGCCGACAACTGGAGCGGCCAGGACAGCGCGGATTCGGTCGCGGAACTGGAAGCCGGCAAACCGATCGCCGCCGGCTTGAACCGGCTGGCGTCGTACTACAGCTATCCGGCGGGCACCATCGCCCTGGACGGCCTGGTCAGCGGCCTGTCGGGCATCGCCGTGACGTATGATGCCCAGGGCAACCCGACGTACTCCGGCGCCGCGGACAACCGCCGCAATGGCGCCGCGTACGGGTATTGA
- a CDS encoding glycosyltransferase family 39 protein has protein sequence MKLSLTDLVRRWIVAPSHFVALFAAGIWLLCLSWVRPLTLPDEGRYGGVAWEMLSGGAHATPLLDGMPFFHKPPLYYWLAEASYGTFGAQVWAARLPSWLAAWAVATGVYFFMLRWRGKTAAMVALLALATQPFFLGGAQFANLDMLVAGLIGLTTLCGGATVLSAYAGKPYRALSLATAILAGLGVLAKGLIGVVLPGAILVLWIVLRRKWRGLAALLWPAAIVAFLAVALPWYWLMQVRYPGFFNYFFVYQQFERFSATGFNNVQPFWFYVPVIAAMTLPWVLWLGGAMRKSFWQQESSVDTAADVRWLAASWAGVVLVFFSIPSSKLVGYVLPLLPALAVIIAEVIVAGLHRGKAERDNTTRKLTLSLVVGVLVCILGTGVAAIKTKPNSNAVGVAARAEVRPEDTVIALHVYPYDLPMTLRLKTSMWIVDDWTHPDVALRDNWRKELFDAGQFDKPSMQRNLISEKELTNRVCVSAPGTVYWIWGEPAKDSTRYAILKGQAPRYADGKKAMWRIVVDADTKRRLCGGQD, from the coding sequence ATGAAGTTATCGTTGACCGACCTGGTCAGGCGCTGGATCGTCGCGCCCTCTCATTTCGTGGCGCTGTTCGCCGCGGGCATCTGGCTCTTGTGCCTGTCGTGGGTGCGCCCACTGACGTTGCCGGACGAGGGTCGTTATGGCGGCGTGGCGTGGGAGATGTTGAGCGGTGGCGCGCATGCGACGCCGCTGCTGGATGGCATGCCGTTCTTCCACAAGCCGCCGCTGTACTACTGGCTGGCAGAAGCTTCCTACGGCACTTTCGGCGCCCAGGTCTGGGCGGCGCGCCTGCCGTCCTGGCTGGCCGCGTGGGCCGTGGCGACAGGGGTATATTTTTTCATGCTGCGCTGGCGCGGCAAGACGGCCGCCATGGTGGCGCTGCTCGCGCTCGCCACGCAGCCCTTCTTTCTAGGCGGCGCCCAGTTCGCCAACCTGGACATGCTCGTCGCCGGCCTGATCGGCTTGACCACGCTATGCGGTGGAGCCACGGTGCTCAGCGCGTATGCCGGCAAACCGTATCGGGCATTGTCGCTGGCGACCGCGATACTGGCGGGCCTGGGCGTACTGGCCAAAGGACTGATCGGCGTGGTGCTGCCCGGTGCGATCCTGGTGCTGTGGATCGTGCTCCGGCGCAAATGGCGTGGCCTGGCGGCGCTGCTGTGGCCAGCCGCGATTGTCGCGTTCCTTGCCGTGGCATTGCCGTGGTATTGGCTCATGCAGGTGCGCTACCCGGGCTTCTTCAACTACTTCTTCGTCTATCAGCAGTTCGAGCGATTCTCGGCGACCGGCTTCAATAATGTGCAGCCCTTCTGGTTCTACGTGCCTGTCATCGCCGCCATGACCCTGCCGTGGGTGCTGTGGCTGGGCGGCGCCATGCGCAAGTCCTTCTGGCAGCAGGAATCCAGTGTCGACACTGCCGCGGATGTGCGTTGGCTGGCGGCCAGCTGGGCCGGTGTCGTCCTGGTTTTCTTCTCGATTCCGTCGTCGAAACTGGTGGGCTATGTGCTGCCCTTGCTGCCGGCCCTGGCCGTCATCATCGCCGAGGTCATCGTGGCCGGCTTGCATCGCGGCAAGGCGGAGCGCGACAACACGACCAGGAAGCTGACGCTGTCGCTGGTGGTGGGCGTGCTGGTGTGCATCTTGGGGACCGGCGTGGCCGCGATCAAGACGAAACCGAATTCGAACGCCGTGGGTGTCGCGGCGCGGGCGGAAGTGCGGCCCGAGGATACGGTCATCGCCTTGCATGTCTATCCCTACGATCTGCCGATGACATTGCGCCTGAAGACGTCGATGTGGATCGTGGATGACTGGACGCATCCGGATGTCGCCCTGCGCGATAACTGGAGAAAGGAGCTGTTCGACGCGGGCCAGTTCGACAAGCCCTCGATGCAGCGCAATCTGATTTCGGAAAAGGAACTGACCAACCGGGTGTGTGTATCCGCGCCGGGTACCGTGTACTGGATCTGGGGAGAGCCGGCGAAAGATTCGACGCGCTATGCCATTCTGAAAGGCCAGGCGCCGCGCTACGCCGACGGTAAAAAGGCAATGTGGCGCATCGTGGTCGACGCGGATACGAAGCGCCGCCTGTGCGGCGGCCAGGATTAA
- a CDS encoding ChbG/HpnK family deacetylase, giving the protein MSFHSERLGEFAGVVRSDAAYIAHFSLSGSGGAANDERMLKSKGGEAGARWKLKPCAGDKAAGARPRRIIVCADDFGMNAAVSEGILRLAAKRRITAVSCLSSTLSFHKDARRLRGLDVDIGVHLNLTDERFSARPGRGLPGLLARSYLRSLNLVQVSGQIERQLDAFEATLGQRPHFVDGHQHVHQLPQIRDVLIDVLSRRYGDNLPWLRNSRPGLLEGLPFTARAKAQAVGGLGAHRTAKNAQAAGISTNRALLGVYDFRGGLDAYVRLMLQWLSNAEDGDLIACHPAFPAAAGQDFDHQRSAEFAVLNDIGFAASVDRKGLVLTRRP; this is encoded by the coding sequence ATGTCATTCCACAGCGAGCGTCTGGGTGAATTTGCGGGAGTAGTGCGTTCCGACGCTGCCTACATCGCGCATTTCTCCCTGTCTGGAAGTGGCGGCGCGGCCAATGACGAGCGAATGCTGAAATCGAAAGGCGGTGAGGCGGGCGCCCGCTGGAAGCTGAAGCCGTGCGCGGGCGACAAGGCCGCTGGCGCCAGGCCGCGGCGCATCATCGTCTGCGCGGACGACTTCGGTATGAATGCCGCGGTCAGTGAGGGCATCTTGCGGCTCGCCGCGAAGCGTCGTATCACCGCCGTGAGTTGCCTGTCGTCTACGCTGTCGTTCCACAAGGACGCACGTCGTCTGCGCGGACTCGATGTCGACATCGGCGTGCATTTGAATCTGACCGATGAACGGTTTTCCGCCAGGCCTGGCCGTGGATTGCCAGGCCTGCTGGCGCGCTCATACCTGCGCAGCCTGAACCTGGTGCAGGTCTCAGGCCAGATCGAACGGCAACTCGATGCCTTCGAGGCCACCTTGGGTCAGCGGCCGCATTTCGTCGATGGGCATCAGCACGTTCATCAGCTTCCGCAGATTCGTGACGTGTTGATCGACGTGCTGTCGCGGCGCTATGGCGATAATCTGCCGTGGCTGCGCAATAGCCGGCCAGGCCTCCTGGAGGGGCTGCCGTTCACCGCGCGGGCCAAGGCGCAGGCGGTAGGTGGCCTGGGTGCGCATCGCACGGCGAAGAACGCGCAGGCGGCGGGCATCAGTACCAACCGCGCCCTGCTTGGGGTGTACGACTTTCGTGGCGGGCTGGATGCGTACGTTCGGCTGATGCTGCAGTGGTTGAGCAATGCCGAGGATGGCGATCTTATCGCTTGCCATCCGGCATTTCCCGCCGCGGCGGGCCAGGATTTCGATCACCAGCGCAGCGCGGAATTCGCGGTGCTCAACGACATAGGTTTTGCCGCGTCGGTGGATCGTAAAGGTCTCGTCCTCACGCGCCGGCCCTAG
- a CDS encoding GAF domain-containing protein, producing the protein MSKHQDLSSAQSLVLAPGELQSELLAMLQRNASTRDYDQMLARVESNVHDAAERSLLVGSIRAAVAICEQQTLQQRREKGLLVVLESANDLTAIRDLELVLGAIVRRARQIFASDIGYLTNFDRLRDDFYIRAAEGAISERFKNVRVPQDHGICGHVLTHKTPYHCTDYLMDHGFAHEQGIDLAIKEEGVRSLLGAPLMVGNHCIGMLCICDRHPRHHEPWEVAMLSTLAAQAAIAIENARLFQETQVALQRASEANASLHRQAAEIEAAAEAQEQMTKLVARGCTVLDLLNEVASLLDGHIALLDEAEQLLQRTGADNPLDGLMRKTHVQDAVHLALSACRRSGRSQAVEWAGAAAEPPGHVRIAALMGADRLLGALLIASEHPMTPTQVRTFERGALVAGVVMLSQERSELVVSNESAATIRALVSWQQESFPALQSRAQAFGLDLSHPLRLVVLSVEERDIEYALRRVRAGIARGTLLEKFEGLLVAICAGEAYPQLEQTLRDTVVKDERLNTLGVISGPLTTVTALPGSFLALKRGIGILRALGRSHEMVAESALTMYSLLFEQRQAADVSHFIEATIGKLVAHDQRRNTDIAGTLLAYLEHTQNARSTADHLQIHVNTLRQRLEVVDGLLDSWRDGGRFLELHVALRLHTLRKGLQGGAD; encoded by the coding sequence ATGTCGAAACACCAAGACCTTTCTTCCGCTCAGTCGCTGGTCCTGGCGCCAGGCGAATTGCAGTCCGAATTACTGGCGATGCTGCAACGCAATGCCAGTACGCGCGACTATGACCAGATGCTGGCGCGCGTCGAAAGCAATGTGCATGACGCGGCCGAGCGCTCCCTGCTGGTGGGCAGCATCCGCGCCGCCGTCGCGATCTGCGAGCAGCAGACCTTGCAGCAGCGGCGCGAGAAAGGCCTGCTGGTGGTGCTGGAAAGCGCCAACGACCTGACCGCCATCCGCGACCTTGAACTGGTGCTGGGCGCCATCGTCAGGCGGGCACGGCAGATCTTCGCGTCGGACATCGGCTATCTGACCAACTTCGACCGGCTGCGCGACGATTTCTATATCCGCGCCGCCGAAGGCGCGATTTCAGAGCGTTTCAAGAATGTGCGCGTGCCCCAGGACCATGGCATCTGCGGCCACGTCCTGACGCACAAGACGCCCTACCACTGCACCGATTACCTGATGGACCATGGCTTCGCCCATGAACAAGGGATAGACCTTGCCATCAAGGAAGAAGGCGTGCGGTCGCTGCTGGGCGCGCCGCTGATGGTCGGCAACCATTGCATCGGCATGTTGTGCATCTGCGATCGCCATCCGCGCCATCACGAACCGTGGGAAGTCGCGATGCTGTCGACACTCGCGGCGCAGGCGGCCATCGCCATCGAGAACGCGCGCCTGTTTCAGGAGACCCAGGTGGCCCTGCAGCGGGCCAGCGAAGCGAATGCGTCGTTGCACCGCCAGGCCGCTGAAATCGAGGCCGCGGCGGAAGCCCAGGAGCAGATGACCAAGCTGGTCGCGCGGGGCTGCACGGTACTGGATCTGCTGAACGAGGTGGCGTCCCTGCTCGATGGCCATATCGCGCTGCTGGACGAGGCCGAGCAGCTGCTGCAACGTACCGGCGCCGACAATCCGCTGGATGGCCTGATGCGCAAGACCCACGTGCAGGATGCCGTTCATCTGGCCCTGTCCGCCTGCCGCCGATCAGGGCGCTCGCAAGCGGTGGAATGGGCCGGTGCCGCGGCCGAGCCGCCCGGGCATGTCCGCATCGCCGCGCTGATGGGCGCCGATCGCCTGCTCGGCGCGCTGCTGATCGCGTCCGAACACCCCATGACGCCGACGCAGGTGCGCACCTTCGAACGTGGCGCCCTGGTCGCTGGTGTGGTCATGCTGTCGCAGGAGCGCAGCGAACTGGTGGTCAGCAACGAATCCGCGGCCACCATCCGGGCGCTGGTCAGCTGGCAGCAGGAAAGCTTCCCCGCCTTGCAGTCGCGCGCCCAGGCCTTCGGGCTGGATCTGTCCCATCCCTTGCGCCTGGTGGTTCTGAGCGTCGAGGAAAGAGACATCGAATACGCCTTGCGGCGCGTGCGCGCCGGCATCGCCCGCGGCACCTTGCTGGAGAAATTCGAAGGTCTGCTGGTGGCGATCTGCGCGGGCGAAGCCTATCCGCAACTCGAACAGACCCTGCGCGATACCGTGGTGAAGGACGAGCGACTGAACACCCTTGGCGTCATATCCGGGCCCCTGACCACCGTGACGGCGCTGCCGGGCAGCTTCCTGGCGCTCAAGCGCGGCATCGGTATCCTGCGCGCGCTGGGCCGCTCCCATGAGATGGTCGCCGAGTCCGCGCTGACGATGTATTCGCTCTTGTTCGAGCAAAGGCAGGCCGCGGACGTGTCGCATTTCATCGAGGCCACCATCGGCAAACTGGTCGCCCACGACCAACGCCGCAATACCGATATCGCGGGCACCCTGCTGGCGTATCTGGAGCACACCCAGAACGCCAGGTCCACCGCCGATCACCTGCAAATACACGTCAACACGCTAAGGCAGAGGCTTGAAGTCGTCGATGGCCTGCTGGACAGCTGGCGCGACGGCGGCCGCTTCCTGGAGCTGCATGTGGCGCTGCGGCTGCATACCCTGCGCAAAGGTCTGCAGGGCGGCGCCGATTAG
- the yghX gene encoding YghX family hydrolase, translating to MNRLTAKDFAPELLELYDGYVHGRINRRDFLDRAAKYAVGGLTAAGILASLSPDYALAEQVSFTDPDIVAEYIRYPSPDGHGEVRAYLVRPAKVTGAVPGVVVVHENRGLNPYIEDVARRTAKAGFVALAPDGLSSVGGYPGNDEQGRELQQKIDPQKLMNDFFAAVDYLQASKLTTGKVGITGFCYGGGVCNAVSVANPKLAAAVPFYGRQAKPEDVARIKAPLLFNFAETDPNVNGTWPAYEAALKAAGKTYEAYIYPNTNHGFHNDSTPRYDEKAAKLAWDRTVAWFKQHLA from the coding sequence ATGAATCGACTTACCGCCAAGGACTTCGCCCCGGAACTGCTGGAGCTGTACGACGGCTATGTGCATGGCCGGATCAACCGGCGGGACTTTCTGGATCGGGCGGCGAAGTACGCGGTCGGCGGCTTGACCGCGGCGGGGATACTGGCTTCCCTGAGCCCGGATTACGCGCTGGCGGAGCAGGTGTCCTTCACCGATCCGGACATCGTCGCGGAATACATCCGCTATCCCTCGCCAGATGGTCACGGCGAGGTGCGCGCCTACCTGGTGCGGCCGGCCAAGGTGACCGGGGCAGTGCCAGGCGTCGTGGTCGTGCACGAGAACCGGGGCTTGAATCCCTATATCGAAGACGTCGCCCGCCGCACGGCCAAGGCCGGTTTCGTGGCGCTGGCGCCCGATGGCCTGAGCTCGGTAGGCGGTTACCCGGGTAACGACGAACAGGGACGCGAGCTGCAGCAGAAGATCGATCCGCAGAAATTGATGAACGATTTCTTCGCCGCCGTCGATTATCTGCAGGCCAGCAAGTTGACCACCGGCAAGGTGGGGATCACGGGTTTCTGCTACGGTGGCGGCGTCTGCAATGCCGTTTCCGTCGCCAATCCGAAGCTGGCGGCGGCGGTGCCGTTCTATGGGCGGCAAGCCAAACCGGAAGACGTGGCGCGCATCAAGGCGCCGCTGCTGTTCAACTTCGCCGAAACCGATCCCAATGTGAACGGGACCTGGCCGGCCTACGAAGCGGCCTTGAAGGCGGCCGGCAAGACCTACGAAGCCTATATCTACCCGAACACCAACCACGGCTTTCATAACGATTCGACGCCCCGCTATGACGAGAAGGCGGCCAAGCTGGCGTGGGACCGCACGGTGGCCTGGTTCAAGCAGCATCTAGCCTGA